DNA sequence from the Thermodesulfobacteriota bacterium genome:
TTTTATGCACTCCGGGGATACTGGTTGTTACCGGAAGTTTATGCAGGGAAGAGATTTGTTAATGGGATAATGGTAGAAGAAGTAAAAGTAAAGCAAAAAAGGAAGGCCGCCTGAATGATTTTTACACACCTATTGAAAAAATCCCGCAATGTCTTCTTTACTTGGTTCTACATTACCTGAAGGATGGTTGTGGACAAAAATTATTCCCGCAGCTCTGTCGCTAATTGCATCTGCAAATATCTCCCTCGGATGGACAATGCTTTTGTTTAGAGTTCCTATGAATACTGTTCTTTTCTGAATTAAATTAGACGCACCATCAAGAGTTAAACTTAAAAAATATTCCTGCCTTTTATCTTTTAATCCTTCCGTTAAATGTATAACATCGTCTACATTTTTAACTTTTATTCCTTCTTTCACGAGGAATCTTTTTGAGAATTCAAATGCCGCTACTATCTGACATGCCTTCGCTAGACCTATACCATCTATATTCTTTAACTTCTCAAGGGTAATATTGTCAAAACTTTCATTTGTCAAATTTAAAATATCCTTCGCAACTTTAAACACATCCTTGTCCTTTATGCCCGTACCAAGCAAAACCGCTAAGAGCTCAAGATTTGAAAGTGCTTTTGCTCCTTTTTGTCCCATCTTCTCACGAGGTCTATCAAATTCTGGAATATTTTTGATCTTTTTCAAGTTACGTTCCTCTATTTTGGTTAAACCTTACAGGCTGATTCGCGGCTGGTCGTTTCTATTGTTGTTTATCTTCTTTGCAGTTTAGGAGTTCTATCAGGGCATTCCCAGGTCTTCGTATTCCTCGGCCAGGTTTTCAAAACTGGGAACGCCGATCCTGTCAAGAAATACTAGTTTTATGGTACCGGTCGGGCCGTTCCTCTGCTTTCCGATAATTACCTCGGCTATGCCATCCTTCTCATCAGGGTTCTTTTTGTAGGCATCCGCCCGGTGGATGAAAATTACGATATCTGCATCCTGTTCCAACGCACCGCTCTCCCGAAGGTCGGCAAGTTGGGGGCGTCTATCCGCCCGAGCCTCGGTCTGGCGGCTGAGCTGGGAGACCGCTATCACCGGAATGTTCAATTCCTTGGCCAGCCCTTTAAGCGAGCCGGAAATTTCGGCAATCTCCCGCTCCCTGGTCTCGGCCCTCCCGGTTCCACGCATGAGCTGAAGATAGTCGATAATGACTAGGTCAAGCCCCTTCTCTCTTTTCTGTCTTCTCGCTTTTGCCCGGAGTTCGAGAACATTAATTCCGGGGGTATCGTCGATGTATATTTTGGCCTTGCTGAACGTATCCGCAACCCTTACCAGCTTCTCCAGGTCATCGTTTCTGATGTATCCACTCCTTATGCTCGAGTAATTCACCTTCGCACTGCTGGAGAGCATCCGGAGCATGAGT
Encoded proteins:
- the radC gene encoding DNA repair protein RadC, which gives rise to MKKIKNIPEFDRPREKMGQKGAKALSNLELLAVLLGTGIKDKDVFKVAKDILNLTNESFDNITLEKLKNIDGIGLAKACQIVAAFEFSKRFLVKEGIKVKNVDDVIHLTEGLKDKRQEYFLSLTLDGASNLIQKRTVFIGTLNKSIVHPREIFADAISDRAAGIIFVHNHPSGNVEPSKEDIAGFFQ